From a single Atribacterota bacterium genomic region:
- a CDS encoding transglycosylase SLT domain-containing protein, which translates to VSGSNNQLESETIYSIAKSIYEESTKYNFNPLLVSALIKVESNFIIDSVSDSYAFGLCQVRRFIAKELAENLGIKWDGAENTLFDPEKNIKIGLYYLSLLYDDFGDIELALTAYNHGPFRIQELMSQESEIPNGYADKVLQYYTQYRGFDIDQAGDVQNRETE; encoded by the coding sequence TTGTTTCCGGTAGTAATAATCAGTTAGAAAGTGAAACTATTTATTCAATTGCAAAAAGTATTTATGAGGAATCCACTAAATACAATTTTAATCCTTTATTAGTTTCAGCATTAATAAAAGTAGAAAGTAATTTTATAATAGATTCAGTATCTGATTCTTATGCCTTTGGATTATGTCAGGTACGCAGGTTTATAGCCAAGGAATTAGCGGAAAATCTTGGAATTAAATGGGATGGCGCAGAAAACACCCTTTTTGACCCGGAAAAGAACATTAAAATCGGCTTATATTATCTGTCCTTACTGTATGATGACTTTGGTGATATAGAATTAGCATTAACTGCTTATAACCATGGCCCTTTTAGGATTCAGGAATTAATGTCTCAGGAAAGTGAAATTCCCAATGGCTATGCTGATAAAGTACTACAATATTATACTCAATATCGTGGTTTTGATATTGATCAGGCTGGTGATGTTCAAAATCGGGAAACAGAATAA